The Maylandia zebra isolate NMK-2024a linkage group LG7, Mzebra_GT3a, whole genome shotgun sequence genome contains a region encoding:
- the tbc1d15 gene encoding TBC1 domain family member 15, whose product MAAEPAFKVIFEHEGVFLHPSSDEEIEPDFLVSGTLRILEKDAEIVVEYRPLEDGVDPSNMLCAGKDSSSVVEWAQCPGDRPQSQQLLEAQLSYETEWDMVNAVSFRKRRSSNMEGSLNSSHERSRLAFAFSVSDLRSVTVREEGWTFIILQLKDSSTPLPHLHFHQGGSRAFLDSLRRFALLTESPSDHTCLLVSTPNKALSQSFENLLDDNNFGLVHKFKRDPYVTTLGGFSKVTNYLFDALRGMEEQQQRPPEEVADLLGEVIPGLEINQQEEPGFEVITRIDLGTRPEVSRKSPLTADDWARHQDADGRMKDVPDLKHAVFKGGLCHALRKEAWKFLLGYYPWESTHEERKTLQREKTDEYFRMKLQWKSVSEEQERRNSRLRDYRSLIEKDVNRTDRTNRFYEGIDNPGLVLLHDILMTYCMYDFDLGYVQGMSDLLSPILYVMENEVEAFWCFVAFMDQMHENFEEQMQGMKTQLIQLSSLLRLLDLAFWNYLESQDSGYLYFCFRWLLIRFKRELSFVDVLRLWEVMWTGLPCENFHLLVCCAILDSEKQKIMEENYGFNEILKHINELSMKLDIEEILQKAEGICLQIRSCKDLPRPVATILGFDVESRRAGSTDCGSAATSGAARREVGVSNGHSRESSCEQSGRGAFVS is encoded by the exons ATGGCGGCGGAGCCTGCGTTCAAG GTGATATTTGAACACGAGGGAGTCTTCCTCCATCCCAGCAGTGATGAGGAGATCGAGCCAGACTTCCTGGTTTCAGGAACCCTCCGGATCCTTGAAAAG GACGCCGAGATCGTGGTGGAGTATAGACCTCTGGAGGACGGCGTCGACCCCTCAAACATGCTCTGTGCTGGGAAG gACTCGAGCTCGGTGGTGGAGTGGGCTCAGTGTCCAGGGGACCGTCCACAGTCTCAGCAGCTGTTGGAGGCTCAGCTGAGCTACGAGACAGAGTGGGACATGGTGAACGCCGTGTCGTTCAGGAAGAGGCGGAGCTCCAACATGGAGG GTTCTCTCAACAGCAGCCACGAGAGGAGCCGCTTGGCCTTCGCCTTCAGTGTCAGTGACCTCCGCTCCGTCACGGTGAGGGAGGAGGGCTGGACCTTCATCATCCTGCAGCTGAAGGACTCCTCCACCCCGCTGCCACATCTGCACTTCCACCAGGGTGGCAGCAGAGCGTTCCTGGACAGCCTGAGGAGGTTCGCTCTGCTCACAGA GTCTCCCAGCGACCACACGTGCCTGCTGGTCAGCACGCCAAACAAAGCTCTGTCGCAGTCCTTCGAGAACCTTCTGGACGACAACAACTTCGGCCTGGTTCAC AAGTTCAAGCGGGACCCGTACGTCACCACGCTCGGCGGCTTCTCCAAAGTCACAAACTACTTATTCGACGCGCTGCGGGGGATGGAGGAGCAGCAACAGCGCCCCCCAGAGGAGGTGGCCGACCTGCTGGGCGAGGTCATCCCGGGGCTGGAGATCAACCAGCAGGAAGAGCCGGGCTTCGAGGTCATCACCAGG ATCGACCTGGGCACGAGGCCCGAGGTGAGCAGGAAGTCGCCGCTGACTGCAGACGACTGGGCGCGACACCAGGATGCAGACGGGAGGATGAAGGATGTCCCAGACCTGAAACACGCCGTCTTCAAGGGG GGTCTGTGCCACGCCCTCAGGAAGGAGGCCTGGAAGTTCCTGCTGGGGTATTATCCCTGGGAGAGCACGCACGAGGAGAGGAAGACcctgcagagagagaaaac tgatgaaTACTTCAGGATGAAGCTGCAGTGGAAATCTGTGAGTgaggagcaggagaggaggaactccagactgagagactACCGCAGTCTGATCG AGAAGGACGTGAACCGAACAGACCGAACGAACCGCTTCTACGAGGGCATCGACAACCCGGGCCTGGTCCTGCTGCACGACATCCTCATGACCTACTGCATGTACGACTTCGACCTGG GTTACGTTCAGGGCATGAGCGACCTGCTGTCGCCCATCCTCTACGTCATGGAGAATGAGGTCGAGGCTTTCTGGTGCTTCGTGGCCTTCATGGACCAGATG CACGAGAACTTTGAGGAGCAGATGCAGGGCATGAAGACTCAGCTGATCCAGCTCAGCTCGCTGCTCAGGCTGCTCGACCTTGCCTTCTGGAACTACCTCG AGTCTCAGGATTCAGGATACCTGTATTTCTGCTTCCGCTGGCTGCTCATCAGGTTCAAGAGGGAACTGAGCTTCGTGGACGTGCTGCGGCTCTGGGAG GTGATGTGGACCGGGCTGCCCTGTGAGAACTTTCACCTGCTGGTGTGCTGCGCCATCCTGGACTCAGAGAAGCAGAAGATCATGGAGGAGAACTACGGCTTCAACGAGATCCTGAAG CACATCAACGAGCTCTCCATGAAGCTGGACATCGAGGAGATCCTGCAGAAAGCTGAGGGCATCTGTCTGCAGATCAGGAGCTGCAAG GACCTCCCTCGCCCTGTCGCCACCATCTTGGGCTTTGACGTCGAGTCTCGCCGTGCAGGCTCGACCGATTGCGGCTCGGCGGCGACTTCCGGAGCAGCTCGGCGGGAGGTTGGCGTCTCCAACGGACACTCGAGAGAAAGCAGCTGCGAGCAGAGTGGCAGAGGGGCCTTTGTATCGTAG